Part of the Diprion similis isolate iyDipSimi1 chromosome 4, iyDipSimi1.1, whole genome shotgun sequence genome is shown below.
AACGAACGGGTTAACTGTTTTTGTATGTGACCACTCATGTTGGACGCGACCATCGCCATGTTACATCGTCCGGGAGACTGGACGCACGCCAAATATCACGAGTCCACCGAATCAACACAACTGTCGAACCTTAACCCTTGACGGACGACGGACTCGGGTCGACTGAAGCTAGCCGCGAGAGCAACTCCCACCCCATGTCCGCCACGAATAGACAGGCAGGCTAGACGCGACACTCGTAAAAAATACATATGCTGTCTAACTATACAACTGGACTAGAAGACTTCATTTCCCCCCCTAAAATCtggacaaaatatttttcaacagttttttaatttaatcgcGTTACAGAATACGTTGACTCgaaaatgtatatacaatGAAATTATACTTTCAAATTTGACAGTGGgggtcgaaattttttgaaataccaaagtaaaaaaaattaaggcttGCTTTTACTTCGTTGCTTTTGGTAGGTACCAGTTGaaagtgataaataaatacaattcgAATATGGTTTACGAATTTCCTATATTTCACGTTATACATGGGTTTGACAAAATTActctatttataaatatattactgAATATGTACAGAGGAATTGTAATTTAGTTCAACAAAGTGGCGAGAAGAACAACGTCTCGTTTGTTGTTCAACTCATTCTTAATATATTAATCTTCCAGATCATATAGCTACTGGATCAACAGACATGTTTTCGATTTTACTTTTAGtatacgatgaaaataatcatttgaCAATAATCTATCATCCGTACTTGcataataaaactaaaataGATTTATACTGTTCGCCggtcgttaatttttcttggACTTCTGCTCCCGATTTATCCCTAAACTCTCTTCGTACTGTCTAATGACTTCTTGCTGCACCTCAGGCATGCACGGACTGTATCTGGAATATTCCATCGTATATTCTCCTTTTCCTTGGGTGGATGAACGTAATTCACCGATATAGCCGAACATATCGTTTAGCGGAACTTCAGCGTACAAAGTAAACCAACCCTCAATTCCGTCAGTCCCAGTTATTATACCATGTCTTTTACTGATTTGACTTATCAAGGCACCCTGAAAAGACAACAATCATAATTAGCCGAAGCCTTGCAGTATCGAATTATAAAAAAGGGGCGTTCGAATCTATGGTGATAAGTGTATcaacctgaaattcttcgggaGCAGTTATTTCTACAGCCATAATCGGCTCCAAGATTTGCCATATTCCTTCTCTAAAGACGTCCTTGACGGCACCACACGCTGCGAGCATAAAGGCCAGCTCGGATGAGTCAACAATATGATGACCTCCATCGATAAGCCGAAATTTAATTCCTGCCAATTTGTGGCCAGAGAGAAGGCCTTTCTGCGCCATTGTTCGGAATCCTCTTTCAACACCCGGTACAAACTGTTTTGGAACGTTAGTGCCCACTGTCTCATCAACAAATTCTAGAGTTGTGTTCGCGTGTGGTGGAAGTGGCTATTGAAAATAAACCCACGTTAGATCCTCCAGACGTCTGAGTCTTCCTGAACAATTATAAAACGGGATAGGAGTCTCACCTCCATTACACCGATTATCCTAGCATACTGCCCAGCACCGCCGGACTGTTTTTTATGAAGGTAATCGAACTCGCACGGACTAACTAATGTTTCTCTAAAGGCGACCTTTGGTTTTCCAAGAATTACAGGACATGCGTATTCACGTTCCATACGTTGTCCATAAATCTCTAAATGCAGTTCTCCCATACCGGATACAATGGTTTCCTAAGGGAAAAGACAGAAAAGAAAGTTAAAAATAGTATCGCATCTCTGTGAGTTTTTGCTATCATCAAGAAGCCACAAGGGTTTACCTTGTTGTCTGTGtcataatgaaattgaaatgtgGGGTCTTCCTTTGTAAACCTGGCAACAGCCTTTGAAAACTTATCCCTATTTTTAGAATCGGCTGGTTGAATGGACATGGACACAACAGGATCTGGAATAAACATAGATTCCATTGACAGATCCAGTTTGGGATTCGTGACGAACGTATCTCCGGATGCACAATCTACTCCAAAGAGTGCAAATATGTCTCCAGCATATACTTCATTAACATCTTCCATTTGATTCGCATGAAGTCTGACCAATCTTGAAGTTCGGAtctaaattatttatcgaatatCCGTTAGTATCATGATCTGGGCTCTATGCCTGACAATATCGATTATACACTTCTCTGAACTGAATAACATTATTACCTTTTTGCCTGATCtcttgttgaaaatattatctcCTTTCGCTAACTTTCCTTGGTAACACCGAAAATATGTTAGCTGTCCAAACCTTCCAGCTTCCAACTTGAAGGCTAAACCAACGAACGAGTCTTGCCCATCACGAGCTGGATTTAAAACTACAGTCTCTGGTTCCGCTCTAGGATAAAAGTACACATGAGGCAGACCTTCAGCAGATAAAGACTTATCCTCAATCgtcttttcatttcaatttaaaatttattagcATGTATTtacccttttttctctcttaaaGCAACATTCTCCACCTCTCCAGGATTTGGTAAATAACTCAGCACAGCATCGAGCAGTGGTTGCACACCTTTGTTCTTTAATGCTGTTCCGACCAAAACTGGAGTGAATGTTCGTTTCAAACATGTTCGTCGAATAGCACTCATTAGATCTTTCTCTGTAATTCCAGATTCATTCAAGAATAGTTCACCAATAGTATCGTCGACATTGCTCACGTGTTCTATGAGCTCTTGCCTCTTTGCGTCAGCCTCTGTGTTGtcacatgaagaaaaaaagcatgTCACCGTTGTGATGAGATGATTTTTGAACAATTATATTGAAGCTCGAATATGTAAAGTAGAAGTAGTAGCTTACCTGCCCTCATGTCTTTTGGTATCTCATCCGTTCGAACAATCTCACCAAACTCTCCATCAAAGTAAATTGCCTTGTTACCAACAAGATCTATAAGCCCTTTCGTTTCGCTCTCCAGTCCTATGGGCAATTGGATAAAGGCAGCGTTATGCTTCAGTTTTGCTCTCATCTGAGACAAAACTCTGGCTGGATTTGCTCCCATTCTGTccaatttatttatgaaaGCCAAACAGGGTACATTATATCTTCTCATTTGACGATTTACGGTTAAAGTTTGTGACTGTACCCCTCCAACGGCACATAAGACCAAAACAGCCCCATCCAAAACTCGAAGGGCTCTTTCCACCTCGACAGTAAAGTCCACATGTCCCGGAGTATCAATAATATTTATGTTATAACCTTTCCATACTGTGTAGGTTGCTGCTGACTGTATCGTTATGCCCCGCTGTCGCTCAAGTTCCATACTGTCCATAGTTGCACCTACATTATCTTTTCCCTTGACCTGTCATacacagaaaaagaaaaaatgaaacgtctctTTCTTCAGTGCGGCTTAAACAAATTAAACGTACCTCGTGCATTTTATCAATTCGACCtgtgtaatataaaattcGTTCCGTAAGTGTAGTTTTACCAGAGTCAATGTGGGCAGAAATACCGATgttccgaattttttccaactccTTGTGCTGGGCATATTTTTCGTACGTTGCCATGTACGCAGACTGAACATGCTGTggattaataatataatatactcaATATCTCAGAGCGTTTCCTAACCTCAAAAAATGGTCTGATCGGTGCGTTAACAACAATTATACTTACCTCAAAGATGTTAAACGGCAAGCCTGTTAGCCGGTTGAGTTTCAAATTACTACGCAGTAGGTTTAATACCGTCatgattcaattattattctactTTACCGAACATAAAAATGATCTCCAAGAATAAATGGAGTAATTAACCGGCCAACATCGCTAATGCAGCAAACGGAGCAGACTACGGAACATGAGGAAACGGAATTTCAACCAACCAGAATTTCGCCACCGCCTAACTAGATAAACTCCGCCTACTATTCGACATCCTCGCCTATGGGAGCGGCATCTGTCAACGAACATATTTTCAAGCTCAACTGaacaaaactttcaaaaaaataacacatGCCGAATGACCAAGTAAATATTTAACCATGTACGTATATGAGGAATAAATGAGCTATAAAACAAACAGGGGTATTCCGTTGTAAACCACGAGATACAACGTATTTTTACGTCATTCAtcatggagaaaaaacttacGCCTAGGCGCACCAGCTCCCCAGGTTTGTACATACAAATTTGCATTCAACTATACTGTAGACTTCATATGTTAACAACCTCTTTTTCTCGCTGTGTAGTTCGACCGGAAACCTCACCTGCTACCACAAAGAATGACTCGTTCTTGGAGGATATGGACCTCTTCTCCCATAAtcgtaatacatatatgtatgagaGAGAGGCCGAACGCTTTATAACAAAGAGAACTTCGTCGCCTTGCACCATGCCTTTTGCAACTGTGATAGAGAACGATTTTGACCAACGAAGTAGCGAGGCCTCTAACTCTCAGAAAGTACCTGCGACCTCGGTTACCAAGACTTTAAAAACGACACGTAAATCTGGCCGTCAAGAAATTGGAGGTGGTGATGGACTGCAGCCAGAAGTTTCTCAAGTGGGCACAACAACCCGAGAATCCAAAGTACTGCAAGAAAACAAACTCAGAAGTAAGGATAATAAAGTGCGATCAAGACGTAGTGAACCAAAGGCCTCAGAGTGCCAAAATAGGTCGCAAAATGAACTCGGTAAATCTCAGCAGGACCGAAAATCCCTTGTAAAAGAACGAAGTCGGCGTTCCGGAAGCTGCAAAGAGACGGATTGTAGTTCAAATACTTCCGATGAGCAGAGGCAGCCATCGAATTTGTCTAAACAATCAAACGCTCAGCTGGAAACAAGCAAAGATCAGCATCGTCGTTCAGATGGAGTTCAGAAGCTGGATAGCAGAGATATTCCAGAATCTGTCGCTCTACTGAGCGCGATAAAGGAAATTATTAGTACGTACGCCAGAGAAGAAGGAAACAAGATCAATAGAGTTATGAACGAACTTCATATCCTGAGCCAGGCTAgcttaataaaaaatttgatgtttcaaACCGACGAGATAAGAAAAGACCTACAACTGGGTGGAAATATGGGACAATTACGCACGCTAAtgaatgaaaacgaaatacTGAAAGAGAACTTTGCTTTATTAAAGATAAAATATGAGGATGCGCAGCGAAGATTAGAAGAGACTGAACGTATCAAAGAAGAAAATGCTGCGTTAAAACTAAAGTTGCAGGAACTCTCGAGTCGCAAGTCTAGCTGAAATGATAAACaatcttttttctcactttaatTCGGGCGAATTTCACATCTCGCTGCAGACCGTGATGTATTGTAATGTTACTTATAATTAGGTGAAACTGTATTCGCGTTTTGCTCTACTATTCACACAGTTACTACTATTCCTGTTATCGTTGCAAGTATGTAATATTTCTCTTGATCTTCGCAATCCACACTAGCTTCAagctttttttatcaataaaatatttttgtacttaTTATGATATCGATtctgaattgattttattttacgtgAAAGTTGTATAACTTTTTCGCGTTTACCGTAATTATACGTCCACAGCTTTCGAGGGTGTTGCCTCCGGTCGCGGAAAGTTTATGAAAGTTATATATATGAAACAAAATACTCTCTGTCATAAATGTTGAACTTTGCATCCTTTGAACCTAATCATTCTAAGATGATAAACTCATTAAGTCTTGCGCTCTGTTACATCTGACCCAATTCATAATCTCATCACATATAATACATTCGGACAGTTACTTCTACGACCGCTTCCTCAATCGTACCGTtgactgaaaaatataatcgtaCCATCAAGTTACGTCGACAAAATTATTGGGTGAACAGATATTCCCCAGGCAGCCGATCGCTGATCAAGTAAACACGCATTTTCCAAAACCGTTTGAATATGATGAatctaaaattattcattgcaTTCATAATCAACGGCATTGGGATTCGTACGTACGCTCATCACACCCACGTTAAAATGAAAAGATTTGTTCTCCGCGGTTGTTAGTTGGGATAACACaatctctctctatctctctctctctctctccatctaTTTAGCCGCCTCGATGTTTTGCTCCCGCGCGTCGCAGGAAGAGGCTGCTGCACAAAAGAGCCGCAAAGAGCCACGAAGCCGGAGCGAGCCGGCGTCGCGGCGTATCCCCGGCAGCCGTGGCGCGTCCGCGAGGCGCAGGGCGTCGGGGTGCCGCGGAGGTGAGGGTGAGGTCAGCGCGCGAATCTGAACggagggagagagagcgagGAGAAGCGGGGTCAAGGGAGGAGAGACTCAGAGAGAGCCAACGAAGCAGGCAAGCGTGCAGAGGAGAGCCGACTCTTCTCCGACACTCGTTCATTCCGGAGGAGTCGCGGGTCACCCTGAAATTAATACGCGTACTTCTTGGTTAATTGATAAAAGAGACGGGTAGCGGCGAAAGTTACCCACTCGCAAACAGTTTTGGAACGATGGCGCGTCTACACGCCGTCAAACTCGCAGCAGCGACGATCCTCCTCGTCGCTTTTGTCACCACCGCACAGGTACAGTCGAAATTCCATAGCTGATGcttattatacaaaaatatgcGTCATCTGAATATGATAGAATATGCCTTTGCCCCGTACTGCGTATCAATTTTATCCATTTAAACCGATCAAATACTATAATAGATCTTCAATCGAGTTCTCGCTCTTTGCTGTTCTAACAAAGATTTCGAATCCACGTTGAACGTGTTGTCAAAATTCAACAGATTCCCGCGCTGATCAAAATCGTGCCGCCACCTCCATTAAATACTACTCGCGTCATTTTTATTGGTTTTTTGCCTTTCGTTTgaagtataatatacgtacatacatctgcgaagtgtgaaattttatcgttGTTATATacgaaagaagaatttttcgattttactaattttacacatttttattagCAAATTATGTCTTGCGACGTTTCGACCGGGCCTAGCCGATCATCGTCAGGCTactaataacaaaaattgaatcaaaaattgtttgaCAGTATTTCTTTTCCATAAAAGATAACACTGTCTTAAAGCCAATTTCAAGATTGGTAACAATTTATTGTTGTATACATTATCATATACACACGGTTCAGCAGCAAacctttaattattatctgcTTCGGTACTTGGAACATGTGATTTGAATGCAAAGCATACCAAAACTGAAGGGCTTTTGAGGTATACGCACGCACTAAACTGCCACGTCGCACGCAAGCAGCCTATTCGTATAACGCAATAAAAATAGTTGTATTTCATCCATGATTTCAACAAATGGGACAAAGTGCAGAAACCGCCGATTGAATCTATTAGGGTCGATTATAGCTACTCTGGGTGAGGGGGCCACTGCGAGGAGCGTCAATAGAGGAGAAACTAAGTAGAATTATGCTAACTCGCGGTCCTATAAACCTGCCCTGTATTTTATACGTACGTGATAGGTAAAAATGACGAGAATCACGTACGAGGACTCTGATAAGAGAAAGACAGAGCTTATGCTATACTGAACATCTATAAGTATTCGATCGGATTTATTTCGAGGTGAAGGTTTTTCCTACCCGACATCAACAATCCTACGCGGAAATTTCAAGCTCTCGAGGGCATGTGAGACAGGGCAAGAGGCGACGCGGAAAAAGCAATTTGGAAGCCGTGATAACTGACAATGAGGGACCTCGCGAACTTGCAAGTTTAAGAGAGATGACCGAATCTCGACCGATCGTGACCTCAAGACCTGTAAGATAGCTTCGTGGCACATTTAATCCTCGCGTACCAGAAATCAGATTAGCGAGACAAATGCGAAGGGAATTCATAGGAGGTGGACCTTGCAAAGCCGCAGTGGGGCTTCTTCGCTGAATATATCGGACACACGTAAATAGgtcgagaaagagagaaaaatgatagaaaaaacatataaataatgattaaaatGTTGAAGAGATGTTGTTGAACACCGAGGGACAGGACAAGGCGATACCGGATCGAGCCAAATAAAACGGAACTTGTGAAATGATTCCAGGCCGTAAGCGGCGACGtgtaatgtaatataatataataatgtaatagAATGTGTTAGAGTGGAATAGAACGGAACGAGATTTGATGACGCTCATGCCACGTACAATAAAAGGTTGATAGCTAGATAACTGCGCTCAGCCAAGTTGCCATAATCGCACATCTGAAACTTTACCATAGCGGCAGTCTCTGCGTTGCGCAAATATGCGCAGCAGTAGTCTAGCAGGATGTACAATCTACATGTATAAGATATGACGTATGGCGTGTAGGTACACCAAGATGAACCTTATCTGCCAAGGATTCTTCGTTCATTTTCTAGCCCGCATTATCGCTAGGATTCGCCACTGTTGGCTAAAAAAGGCAAATTTTGCTAAATTCCGTTCAAGGGATTGCGATGATGATATTCGCCGATCGCAAATGGCTGACTGTCCTGCTTCGCGACGGTGGGGTCAATTCGTTTAAGCCGAGCAAGTACGTTCTACATACACGCGATGTAAATTTATGTCGGCAACTCCTGAATGATAACACAGCAGCTAATAAACTGTCTTGCCTGTATCACTGACACACGCCCGTCGCCTTTGGTATATTACGATCTAAAATATGTCAATGTTGTCTGAAAtatcataataaaaatacaatttttataataaaaaaattaccctcGTTCCAGGCTTCGAAGTTAGAGGTGACCAACAAGGTCTACTTTGACATAATGATCGACGACTACCCAGCGGGACGCATAGTCATTGGCCTGTTTGGAAATGTAGCGCCAAGAACCGTGATGAATTTCCTCACGATAGCGACGGAGGGTATAAACGGGAGGACATACTCCGGTTCCAAGTTCCACCGAGTCATCAAGAAGTTCATGATCCAAGGTGAGCCAGCCGACGGCAATGATAGTCCCACGTTGTGAAACTTTTGTTACCAGATTTCTACTTGAGATCGCTTCTTTGTTCGGTTAATGGAGTTGCCGTTTTCGATTGATCGAAAGTGAAATCTGATATCAAAAGTCATACAGTCGACTTCCAGTGGCCACATTTTGAAACCATTTCGATTTCCGGTTTTCACGTATTTCTCCCGCACCTTAACTCAGAATTTATTATCACCCCGCAGGCGGAGATGTAGAAAAGGGAGATGGTTCGGGCTCGATAAGCATCTACGGAAAATACTTCGACGACGAGAACTTCGACCTGAAGCATACCGGACCCGGCTTCGTGAGCATGGCCAATGCCGGAAAGAACACGAACGGCTGCCAGTTCTTTATCACTACAACCGCCACTCCTTGGCTTGACGGGCATCACACCGTATTTGGAAAGGTAAAGGGGGGGCTCAACACATTGCGTGATTATACCATTTTCAACTCTAGGATCCATCCGTTTCTAAAtacttttttccctttctttgAAATTGTAGGTGATCGAGGGCCAGGACGTCGTCCACAAAATAGAACAAACGAAAACGGATTCGGGTGACAAACCGGTCAGTCCTGTAGTAATTCTCGAGTCGGGGACTATCGCAGTACCAGCGCCGTTTTTCATCTCCGACGATCCCTACgagtaaatgaaaaagaaacgaaattcgTGGAATTAAATCCTTTCCCCATAGCGGTTATCCTTTTTACGAGAACcgcttatatatacatatacaaactCTACATCCCGCCTAAAAACCTTCAAGAATTTCCACGCGACATTGTGCAACACATCCTGCGCACCTTTATTGCTAAATTGCCGCACTTACATTTAAATATCATACACACATTTATGTACACGAATCTATGCATACATACGTGCAACCAAAATGCCCCATCCCGTTTGTCTGCGTAGAAAACACTAgtaaacgaaaatgaaatttgcctattctatttttttatttttgatactTCGGATTGAACGCAAAATAAATCTTTTTCAATCCGTTCCAATCCGAAGTTTTCAAAGAATAGAATTCGATgtattattcgatttttcttggCTGTATTCATTTCCACCTTCCTCGTTCCGTAGTTCTTTGCAATGGTACGTAGTtacaaatgaataataaaattttcgccgTTTCATTCCGTGGCTTGGAAGTTATTATTGCACATACCATTCATCAAGAATTAGGTATGGAATGTATCGAACAGTAATTAGCTGATTAGTGTAAACCAGTTGTGTAGTTGGACGCAGATCAGACAGATGTAgacaataattaatcattcaaTTATTACTATACGTAAACTTTTAGATGACTTTGTATTTATTGCTCTGGAAGTATTGTATTTGTAATTGATGCACATTATAcgtacaataaattatttcctaTTCATTAAGCATCACACCTATTGCTTGCCAATTTTTACATTCATCTTAATTTTGTATCAATGTAAACTTTTACACCAGTGAATCTGAACAGTAAAAATGTCTTTTGAACAGTGTTTGGGGCTGGTTTCGAGCCACAGCTATACCGCTCAGCTTCAGCTTTACCATCCTTGGTTTCTTTCACTGGATGATGAAACAGCTGGACATCTAAGCTTAGAAATGGTCAAGAGCCTACATAAACCaagcaaattattatataaatttataaatgtatCGAGTAATACTATCTTTTGAGGCCGGCTACACACGCGTCGAACTGTGATTATCTGGTTTAAGTCCAGAGAACCGCAACTGCTGTTTCATATTCATAAGCTTATTATAAGTGTacaataaataatgtatagatatatttctCAATGAATGTTAAAAACTTAAAAGTATAAACAAAAAAGTCATGCAGATTGTAgaacgtttaaaaatttattagtcATAAAACttcaacaaattttgtaaagataATCGAATTACgtctgtgaaaaatttgagcaaCATGCTTGTCAACCGTCATAATTATGTTCCAAAGGAATAAACACAGTTCAACCACCGTCGACAGCGCGCCAATTGGCTATGGCCATGTTACAAACATGAAGTAAGTTACAAATAATACGCGGCTGAAGTTGgcaacgttaacgtaacgtaaatttcagacaatcctACATCTGCGGCGTAACAGTTTTTACCCAACATGCATCGTTACCGCGTAACGTGACTAACTTCATCATTATAATCAAATAACATGTAGATCGAGATTACATGGTAAGTTCGCAACAGGTGTCAACGGGCAGTTAGCACTAGCGATAACAGATGGCGGTACCGGGATTTCCTTGGAGAACGGATTCAGCGTGCGTCGTCGCCTCATCGCTCCCTTGACGTTTGGTAATCAGTCGCTGCGCAACACCGCAGACGTGCGTATGTGCGTGGGAAGTTTAGTTTTAACACAAAGCGTAGCTGTGGAAGTGTACGCGGTTGGAAAGTAACTGTGAACGTGCGGTTTTCGGCAGATTTTTAACctcgaagaagaggaggatAGGCCGAGCATATGCATGCTAGGCGATGACGCTTTGATCCCCGGCGAAGTGGAGTAGGTGCTCTTTCTTTAACTTCTGTATTAGATCACGTCTTACATCCCGTACCAGCTTATTATCCGAGAAATTGTATCCGAAAGATCGCGGTTGCGATATCGCGTGTCGTTCTGCTCCGGCTTCAATCGATGCCggcggaatgaaaaaaacaaacgaagtGATGTAAGAAATAAACGGAGAATGGAACGCGTCTCGTCTACCGCCAAGGGCTTCTTATTGACAAGTAAGGTAGGGGTGGCTCCCCAACTCCCTTGCGAATCTTCACCCTCCAGCTGAcggatttatatatatgtatagtcttATCGTCTGACTGACACTTCCattcctctctttttctcggatatattatttttatctttggtGGTTTGAAAACAAGGCGTGATTCTCGTTTACCGACGTATTTAActgcagaaaattttcggtcaGACCTCGCGATCCAACCTAGTCCTCATAGCTTCCTCGGGGATATTCGCAGCGTAAAATAAGCTTGAATCCTGGTAGTACTGCAGTAAGGAGCGTTTATTTCCTTGTGATTTCTCCGGTCAACACCCTATATATATTTGATGCGGAGCCTGCAGCGTATTATATGCAAATGTTTCACTGTTATCTGCGAATAATCCGCGTCATCGTATTATTTACGGTATTCCAATTGTACATAAAGGAACTTTATTTGTACAGCGTGATTTTTGTAGAAGCTTCCGAGccgccgtaaaaaaaaatttcgaatcaatTACCCACCTGGATTGAAGAGAAAGATTAATTCCGCGGTGAATGACATCTGTTAAACTTGATCACTCGTGTTCAACTTATGAAATTTGAAGCAGCGTTTGATTGAGCAAATATTCCGAGCGATTTATTGGAGAAACAGAAAGTCGATcggtttcaaattattacaaGCTACTTCCTTACCGCTCGTCAAGTGAACTGTTAACCAACTATGGGTATCAATCTGATAGGTAAAACCATATAAACGTGAGGTCCAATTTAATAACACTCAATTATATCTGCATCCTCTTCCGGGCAACAGAAATTCTGGATTGCTCGGATGGTGGAAAAGCAGGAGTCGTTATTCGACAATGCTGTACTCGCTTATAACCCAGATCGGAGAATATACTGGATTGACATTATCAGCCTTTATGAGGCATAAACCTGCAACACGTTCACTAGAGGCATCAAAGTCCTTTCTCTACAAATACGTGTAGGACCGATAAACGTGTATATgcgggtatatgtatatacttacatGTGCAGGTTCCAATAAAGTTTCGGGAAGGAAGATGCTGGTCACTGACCGCAATTGAAAGCCGGCTGCAAACGATAACACCTCTGCTCGTCTCTTTACAGTATTTGGACAGTGGTTCGCCTACAAGGTATAATCCGTGAAATCGGATCGAGCTCGAAGAAACTAGACGTGTATTTGTATCTATGAACGTAATGCATAccggaatatatatatgtcagtATGAGAAATACTCTTCTCCAAGCCGATAAGACAATCGCGGCGAAGGACACGAGCGGGAAATTGCAGGGTGTGTGCAATAATTCTCTGAAATTACAAATGCGTCAGTGTAAGAACGTGCTAATTGTAAGGTGGGTAACACGGGTCGCGTGTTACACGCACATGTTCCTGTGCGGACAGCAACCCCATTCACTGCCGCAAATTCGTGTCGGCGAGGAGAGACGGTATCGATACGTAAGGAGAATCTCACGTGAACATGTCGTTTGATACTGTACTAAGGATGCGTCGGTGTGAATGACCTATTCcttaaaaattccgaattccGTTTCCCGACTGTAGCTACGCCGAATCCGATTCATCATCTCTTCTCGTGAAAAAGAACGTAAGAAAATGAGGATCAATCGAACGGTCGGGTCAAGGGAAGAAGGTCCATCAAATACTTGACCGTTATCGCGTTATCGGGTTATCGGCCAAGA
Proteins encoded:
- the LOC124405636 gene encoding elongation factor G, mitochondrial; the protein is MTVLNLLRSNLKLNRLTGLPFNIFEHVQSAYMATYEKYAQHKELEKIRNIGISAHIDSGKTTLTERILYYTGRIDKMHEVKGKDNVGATMDSMELERQRGITIQSAATYTVWKGYNINIIDTPGHVDFTVEVERALRVLDGAVLVLCAVGGVQSQTLTVNRQMRRYNVPCLAFINKLDRMGANPARVLSQMRAKLKHNAAFIQLPIGLESETKGLIDLVGNKAIYFDGEFGEIVRTDEIPKDMRAEADAKRQELIEHVSNVDDTIGELFLNESGITEKDLMSAIRRTCLKRTFTPVLVGTALKNKGVQPLLDAVLSYLPNPGEVENVALREKKGAEPETVVLNPARDGQDSFVGLAFKLEAGRFGQLTYFRCYQGKLAKGDNIFNKRSGKKIRTSRLVRLHANQMEDVNEVYAGDIFALFGVDCASGDTFVTNPKLDLSMESMFIPDPVVSMSIQPADSKNRDKFSKAVARFTKEDPTFQFHYDTDNKETIVSGMGELHLEIYGQRMEREYACPVILGKPKVAFRETLVSPCEFDYLHKKQSGGAGQYARIIGVMEPLPPHANTTLEFVDETVGTNVPKQFVPGVERGFRTMAQKGLLSGHKLAGIKFRLIDGGHHIVDSSELAFMLAACGAVKDVFREGIWQILEPIMAVEITAPEEFQGALISQISKRHGIITGTDGIEGWFTLYAEVPLNDMFGYIGELRSSTQGKGEYTMEYSRYSPCMPEVQQEVIRQYEESLGINREQKSKKN
- the LOC124405637 gene encoding uncharacterized protein LOC124405637, with amino-acid sequence MEKKLTPRRTSSPVRPETSPATTKNDSFLEDMDLFSHNRNTYMYEREAERFITKRTSSPCTMPFATVIENDFDQRSSEASNSQKVPATSVTKTLKTTRKSGRQEIGGGDGLQPEVSQVGTTTRESKVLQENKLRSKDNKVRSRRSEPKASECQNRSQNELGKSQQDRKSLVKERSRRSGSCKETDCSSNTSDEQRQPSNLSKQSNAQLETSKDQHRRSDGVQKLDSRDIPESVALLSAIKEIISTYAREEGNKINRVMNELHILSQASLIKNLMFQTDEIRKDLQLGGNMGQLRTLMNENEILKENFALLKIKYEDAQRRLEETERIKEENAALKLKLQELSSRKSS
- the LOC124405638 gene encoding peptidyl-prolyl cis-trans isomerase B-like is translated as MARLHAVKLAAATILLVAFVTTAQASKLEVTNKVYFDIMIDDYPAGRIVIGLFGNVAPRTVMNFLTIATEGINGRTYSGSKFHRVIKKFMIQGGDVEKGDGSGSISIYGKYFDDENFDLKHTGPGFVSMANAGKNTNGCQFFITTTATPWLDGHHTVFGKVIEGQDVVHKIEQTKTDSGDKPVSPVVILESGTIAVPAPFFISDDPYDVWGWFRATAIPLSFSFTILGFFHWMMKQLDI